The Spongiibacter tropicus DSM 19543 genome includes a region encoding these proteins:
- a CDS encoding sugar phosphate isomerase/epimerase family protein has protein sequence MKGPAIFLAQFVGAEPPFNTLEGLCRWAAELGYKGIQLPSFERNLIDLSLAAESQDYCDELKGQVNAAGLEISELSTHLQGQLVAVHPAYDELMDGFAPQALRGKPAERQAWAVDQLMLAAKASQRLGLTAHATFSGALLWQTFYPWPQRPAGLVDSGFAELGKRWRPILDAFDEAGVDCCFEIHPGEDLHDGASFERFLEAVDQHPRANILFDPSHLLLQQLDYLAFIDLYHERIKAFHVKDAEFRPNGRSGVYGGYDAWVDRPGRFRSLGDGQVDFKGIFSKLAQYGYEGWAVLEWECCLKHPEDGAREGAPFIRDHMIRLTDRAFDDFAGVGSDEVFNRRVLGLS, from the coding sequence ATGAAAGGTCCGGCTATATTTCTTGCTCAGTTTGTCGGTGCTGAGCCGCCCTTTAATACGCTGGAGGGCTTGTGCCGATGGGCCGCTGAACTCGGCTACAAGGGGATTCAACTGCCGAGCTTTGAGCGCAATCTTATCGATCTGTCTCTGGCGGCGGAGAGTCAGGATTACTGTGACGAACTGAAAGGCCAGGTCAACGCGGCGGGGCTGGAGATATCCGAGTTGTCCACGCATTTGCAGGGGCAGTTGGTTGCCGTGCATCCCGCTTACGATGAACTGATGGACGGCTTTGCACCGCAGGCATTGCGCGGCAAGCCCGCCGAGCGTCAGGCATGGGCGGTCGACCAGCTTATGCTGGCCGCCAAGGCGAGTCAGCGCTTGGGGTTAACGGCGCACGCGACCTTCTCCGGCGCCCTGTTGTGGCAAACCTTCTACCCGTGGCCGCAGCGTCCGGCAGGGCTGGTTGACAGCGGGTTTGCGGAACTCGGTAAACGCTGGCGGCCTATTCTGGACGCCTTTGATGAGGCAGGGGTGGATTGCTGTTTTGAAATTCATCCCGGTGAAGATCTGCATGACGGCGCCAGTTTTGAACGTTTTCTGGAGGCCGTGGATCAGCATCCGCGCGCGAATATCCTCTTCGATCCCAGCCACTTGCTGCTGCAGCAGCTCGACTATCTGGCCTTTATCGACTTGTACCACGAGCGCATCAAAGCTTTTCACGTGAAGGACGCCGAGTTTCGCCCGAATGGTCGAAGCGGGGTCTACGGCGGCTATGACGCCTGGGTCGATCGTCCCGGTCGTTTCCGCTCTCTGGGCGACGGACAGGTCGACTTCAAAGGGATTTTTAGCAAGCTGGCTCAATACGGCTACGAAGGCTGGGCGGTACTGGAGTGGGAGTGCTGCCTGAAGCATCCCGAGGATGGGGCGCGGGAGGGCGCGCCATTTATTCGCGATCACATGATACGACTGACGGACCGCGCCTTTGATGATTTTGCCGGGGTTGGCAGTGACGAGGTTTTTAATCGCCGAGTCCTGGGCTTGAGCTAG
- a CDS encoding sulfatase family protein, producing MRKFSIFSMAMLFLLFAVNAQAQARPNILLLVAEDLGPRLNSFGDSLAQTPNLDALASSGVRFDQVFATAGVCAPSRAALITGVHQNSFGAGHMRASDGLGGDYLAVPPHDLKAFPELLRAAGYYTYVNDKLDYQFSGTQPGSGPFTIWDQESSLFSPVSWRDRPAQRPFFGMYNFMETHESALFPRCCWPRSGLHALMAAMQIYRHWGEPSPVSEDRVSVPPYYPDTPAVRRDIARQYNNIATMDRRVGEIMTALQREALLDSTIVIWLSDHGDGLPRAKRELFDSGLHVPMIIYWPEAFRPGGLSPGQVDSRLISFVDLAPTILTMAGVAPPAFMHGQDFLDRGHPPRRYIYAAKDRMDEVEDRQRAVRDHRYKYIRNYQSGRPGAQPLAFRDYLGSMQSLWAAKRKGELNTEQAQWFAPRPPEELYDTQLDPHEVRNIASLPAYRPILLRMRQALDHWQREVPDMGSLNESEMAERFWPGGQAPITAKPELEYTAAKSEVRIVAGTQGASVGYRANDGRWLLYRDPVPVKAGDRVASKSVRYGWRESPVVELVAP from the coding sequence ATGCGCAAGTTCTCCATTTTTTCGATGGCAATGCTGTTTTTGCTCTTCGCAGTTAACGCTCAGGCACAGGCGCGTCCGAATATTCTGTTGTTGGTGGCCGAGGACCTTGGCCCGCGCCTGAACAGCTTCGGTGATTCGCTGGCGCAGACCCCCAATCTTGATGCACTGGCCAGTAGTGGTGTGCGCTTTGATCAGGTGTTTGCGACCGCCGGTGTTTGTGCGCCCAGTCGGGCTGCACTGATTACCGGGGTTCATCAAAACAGTTTTGGAGCAGGGCATATGCGGGCTTCTGACGGGCTTGGTGGCGACTACCTCGCGGTACCCCCTCATGACCTGAAGGCCTTTCCGGAATTGTTGAGAGCCGCGGGTTACTACACCTATGTGAATGACAAGCTGGACTACCAGTTTTCGGGAACACAGCCGGGCTCGGGGCCGTTTACGATCTGGGATCAGGAATCGAGCCTCTTCTCGCCGGTGAGCTGGCGAGATCGTCCCGCGCAGCGGCCATTTTTCGGTATGTACAATTTCATGGAAACCCATGAATCCGCTCTGTTCCCGCGTTGCTGCTGGCCTCGCAGTGGCCTTCACGCCCTGATGGCGGCCATGCAGATATACCGGCATTGGGGTGAGCCATCACCCGTGAGCGAAGACAGGGTAAGTGTGCCGCCTTACTACCCTGATACGCCTGCGGTGCGCCGCGACATTGCCCGTCAGTACAACAATATTGCGACGATGGACCGGCGTGTTGGCGAGATTATGACTGCCTTGCAGCGAGAGGCGCTGCTGGATTCGACGATTGTTATCTGGCTGTCTGATCACGGCGATGGTCTGCCCAGAGCCAAGCGCGAACTGTTCGACTCGGGGCTGCATGTGCCGATGATTATCTACTGGCCTGAGGCGTTCCGCCCCGGCGGGTTATCGCCTGGTCAGGTGGACTCACGCTTGATCAGCTTCGTGGATCTGGCGCCTACGATTTTAACAATGGCCGGTGTTGCTCCCCCGGCCTTTATGCACGGGCAGGATTTTCTGGATCGGGGGCATCCCCCGCGGCGCTATATCTATGCCGCGAAAGACCGGATGGATGAGGTCGAGGATCGCCAGCGGGCGGTGCGTGATCATCGCTACAAGTACATCCGCAATTACCAGTCTGGCCGCCCTGGCGCCCAGCCGCTGGCGTTCAGGGATTATCTGGGCAGTATGCAGTCACTCTGGGCGGCAAAGCGGAAGGGGGAGTTGAATACGGAGCAGGCACAATGGTTTGCACCGCGCCCTCCCGAGGAGCTCTACGATACTCAGCTCGATCCCCATGAGGTTCGCAACATCGCATCGTTGCCCGCCTATCGCCCGATTTTGCTGCGTATGCGGCAGGCGCTGGATCACTGGCAGCGCGAGGTGCCAGATATGGGCAGCCTGAACGAGTCCGAAATGGCCGAGCGTTTCTGGCCGGGCGGTCAGGCACCGATAACGGCGAAGCCTGAGCTGGAATACACGGCCGCGAAAAGTGAGGTCCGTATAGTCGCTGGTACGCAGGGAGCGTCGGTCGGGTATCGCGCCAATGACGGGCGCTGGCTGCTCTATCGTGACCCGGTACCCGTTAAAGCGGGCGACCGGGTAGCCTCAAAATCCGTGCGCTATGGCTGGCGCGAAAGCCCGGTGGTCGAGCTGGTGGCGCCGTAA
- a CDS encoding ThuA domain-containing protein — protein MKLWIKRSLWTLLAVVLLLGGTAYYQLRSMGVFPRYDYDTVPPTLPTFSKPAVLVFTKTNGFIHKDAIPVAKRVLGKLIAEQGWEAYLTDNAAVHSPELLEQFDFIIWNNVSGDVLTEPQRAAMKQWLESGGGWLGIHASGGDHSYLWSWYGDTLLGAQFIGHTMHPQFQDADVLVADDTLAVTDHLPARWTVEKEEWYAFANNPRDKGYEILLTLDEDSYRIKGENFFGNDHMEGEHPIAWRHKLAEGRVFYSAIGHQPYTYELPMYQAFLVKAMHWVRGAAEPQADAEAVASDEGGE, from the coding sequence ATGAAACTCTGGATAAAGCGCAGCCTTTGGACGCTGCTGGCCGTCGTACTCCTGCTTGGCGGAACGGCGTACTACCAGCTCCGGTCTATGGGAGTCTTTCCGCGCTACGACTATGACACCGTGCCGCCGACCTTGCCGACCTTCAGCAAGCCGGCGGTGCTGGTATTCACCAAAACCAACGGCTTTATTCATAAAGATGCGATTCCCGTGGCCAAACGCGTATTGGGCAAACTGATCGCCGAGCAGGGCTGGGAAGCGTACCTCACGGATAATGCGGCCGTGCATTCTCCAGAGTTGCTTGAACAGTTCGATTTCATTATCTGGAACAATGTGTCGGGTGATGTGCTGACCGAGCCGCAACGCGCGGCAATGAAACAGTGGCTGGAAAGTGGTGGCGGCTGGCTGGGGATTCATGCCTCGGGCGGCGACCACAGCTACCTGTGGTCCTGGTATGGCGACACCCTGCTGGGTGCACAGTTTATTGGTCACACCATGCACCCGCAGTTTCAGGATGCCGATGTCCTTGTGGCCGATGACACTCTGGCCGTTACCGATCATCTGCCCGCGCGATGGACGGTGGAAAAGGAAGAGTGGTACGCCTTTGCCAATAACCCGCGTGATAAAGGTTATGAAATTCTGTTGACCCTCGACGAGGACTCTTACCGCATCAAGGGCGAAAACTTCTTCGGTAACGACCACATGGAGGGCGAGCACCCCATTGCCTGGCGGCACAAGCTGGCTGAAGGGCGGGTGTTCTACAGTGCCATTGGTCATCAGCCCTATACCTATGAATTGCCGATGTATCAGGCCTTTCTCGTCAAGGCCATGCACTGGGTGCGCGGCGCTGCTGAACCGCAGGCCGACGCCGAGGCGGTCGCGAGTGATGAGGGAGGCGAATGA
- a CDS encoding gluconate 2-dehydrogenase subunit 3 family protein gives MNRREFLECAALLIAGASASQLGVSLTHEQRQHLAAAPNYIDHKVEYLTAAQKSTLAMLTETIIPRTETPGAMDAGVPRFVELMVFEWLNEDERRLFLEGFNALMTTVQEQYQQPFDELPESTRVDILDDLEREASDSSWYAFGEIPVYVSDAPFICQLKELTIWGFFTSEVGGTQVLRYEAMPMKFDGHRKLDDDDSSWMSVMI, from the coding sequence ATGAACCGGCGAGAGTTTCTTGAGTGCGCCGCACTGCTGATTGCAGGCGCGAGTGCCAGTCAGTTGGGGGTATCGCTGACCCATGAGCAGCGCCAGCATCTGGCGGCGGCACCGAACTATATTGACCACAAGGTCGAGTACCTCACGGCCGCGCAGAAAAGCACGCTGGCCATGTTGACCGAAACGATTATTCCGCGCACCGAAACGCCGGGGGCGATGGATGCCGGTGTGCCGCGCTTTGTCGAGCTGATGGTCTTTGAGTGGCTGAACGAGGACGAGCGCCGACTCTTTCTGGAAGGCTTCAATGCGCTGATGACCACGGTGCAGGAGCAGTATCAGCAGCCGTTCGATGAGCTGCCCGAATCGACCCGTGTCGACATTCTCGACGATCTGGAGCGCGAGGCCTCTGATTCCAGCTGGTACGCCTTTGGCGAAATCCCGGTGTATGTCAGCGATGCGCCATTTATCTGCCAGCTTAAAGAACTGACGATTTGGGGCTTCTTTACCTCCGAGGTGGGCGGCACGCAGGTGCTGCGCTACGAGGCCATGCCGATGAAATTTGATGGACACCGCAAGCTGGACGATGACGACAGCAGCTGGATGTCGGTAATGATTTGA
- a CDS encoding TonB-dependent receptor: MQKYSLIVAVVLQLLFFISAHAEDYPDVTDSGLRIEEVVVTVSKRSESLQDVLGSVSALSGEMIAEQNIQDFRSMAELMPGMVVQGEEAGSEQVAIRGISRTRDGPSPVAFHVNDMFLDMRGEPYYDLQAVEVVRGPSGTAYGRNATAGAINAKWRKPELEWGVGGSYRQTDLNSKELRAYVNMPLLGEDNDRLLARVAAVAREKDGTYNNLLTPDDADPGNLQDRFLRIYLTSQLTDSLALGLRAIKYQYRTNGTNTVFSPSRATRNSGELEQLGAESLPDDLTIVRSTAHERFGNFEEDFTRVSGDITWSLEDLPLLGSMDVVFVGGEMRRDWRSVFDLDGTEAAITDGLSEHPSDVRRSAELRFVSTNASGFDWLLGFFAYRKVDDWNQAIDVRSHLSASTVGLPDWLDFVSMPITAEVRIDGIHIVDDSKAAFFNMNMDLGELLGLPNIEVSAGIRHNRDEFTNETDSSVNALVTPIGTFPLVQEENINQYAAFEETTGELGVRWFYSESGMAYVKAARGYKPGLAQRIETLDEGVLQNPVDPEFLDSIELGWKASFLQQSLQTNMALYMYDYQNLQVSQITPGGVITENAAEATIQGLEMDVRWMPTASFSLMGGFAWTDASYDRYCGNDPVREQGDPAPGCDAENPFDFSGATLPASPEFAVSLLASYLIDLNDWGRLTASLQTSWTDEINRRGLGNDEDVVEAYTNSSVRLGWENVSGQVKITAFVENLEDNSDLFFSAAPLFLGSDRPNQLTLVGNLPPRTSGVELELRF, translated from the coding sequence ATGCAAAAATACTCACTGATTGTGGCCGTTGTGCTGCAGCTTTTGTTTTTTATTTCTGCCCATGCTGAGGATTATCCCGACGTGACGGATTCGGGACTGCGCATTGAAGAGGTGGTCGTCACTGTCTCCAAACGCAGCGAGTCGCTTCAGGATGTGCTGGGGTCAGTGTCAGCGCTTTCGGGCGAAATGATTGCTGAGCAGAATATTCAGGATTTCCGCAGCATGGCTGAACTCATGCCCGGCATGGTGGTGCAGGGGGAAGAGGCCGGCAGCGAGCAAGTGGCTATTCGCGGTATCAGTCGCACACGCGACGGCCCGTCGCCAGTGGCCTTCCATGTGAACGATATGTTTTTGGATATGCGCGGCGAGCCGTATTACGACCTTCAGGCCGTTGAGGTGGTGCGCGGTCCGTCGGGCACCGCCTATGGGCGCAATGCCACCGCCGGCGCGATCAACGCCAAATGGCGAAAGCCGGAGTTGGAGTGGGGTGTCGGCGGCAGTTATCGGCAAACGGATCTCAACTCCAAGGAGCTGCGCGCCTATGTGAACATGCCGCTGCTCGGTGAGGATAACGACCGTTTGCTGGCGCGGGTGGCGGCAGTAGCTCGCGAGAAAGACGGTACCTATAACAATCTGCTGACTCCCGATGACGCCGATCCGGGCAACCTGCAGGATCGTTTTCTGCGCATTTACCTGACCAGTCAGCTGACGGATTCCCTCGCGCTTGGTCTGCGGGCCATCAAGTATCAGTATCGTACCAACGGCACGAATACCGTTTTTTCGCCCTCGAGGGCCACCAGGAACAGCGGCGAGCTGGAGCAGTTAGGGGCCGAGTCGCTGCCCGACGATCTGACGATCGTCCGTTCCACGGCGCATGAGCGTTTTGGCAATTTTGAAGAAGACTTTACACGGGTGTCGGGCGACATCACCTGGTCGCTCGAAGACCTGCCCTTGCTGGGCAGTATGGACGTGGTGTTTGTCGGGGGCGAGATGCGTCGCGACTGGCGCTCGGTGTTCGACCTTGACGGCACCGAGGCAGCTATCACCGATGGCCTTTCCGAGCACCCCAGCGATGTTCGCCGTTCCGCAGAGCTGCGCTTTGTGTCTACCAACGCCAGCGGCTTCGACTGGTTGCTGGGCTTTTTTGCCTATCGCAAAGTGGATGACTGGAATCAGGCCATCGATGTTCGCAGTCACCTGTCGGCCTCAACGGTTGGTCTTCCCGATTGGCTGGACTTCGTCTCCATGCCGATTACCGCCGAAGTGCGGATTGATGGCATCCATATTGTTGATGACAGCAAGGCGGCCTTCTTCAATATGAATATGGATCTGGGCGAGCTGCTTGGGCTGCCCAACATTGAGGTGTCGGCAGGTATTCGTCATAACCGGGATGAATTCACCAACGAAACCGACAGCTCGGTGAACGCACTGGTAACGCCCATCGGCACCTTCCCGCTGGTGCAGGAAGAGAACATCAACCAGTACGCGGCATTCGAAGAAACCACCGGCGAGCTGGGTGTGCGCTGGTTCTACAGTGAAAGCGGTATGGCCTATGTGAAGGCCGCGCGCGGCTACAAGCCAGGACTGGCGCAGCGCATTGAAACCCTCGATGAAGGGGTGCTGCAGAATCCGGTCGATCCCGAGTTTCTGGATTCTATCGAGCTGGGCTGGAAGGCGAGCTTTTTGCAACAGAGTCTGCAGACCAATATGGCCTTGTACATGTACGACTACCAGAACCTGCAGGTCAGCCAGATTACCCCCGGCGGTGTCATTACCGAGAATGCGGCAGAAGCGACAATTCAAGGGCTGGAAATGGATGTGCGCTGGATGCCGACGGCAAGCTTCAGCCTGATGGGCGGTTTTGCCTGGACCGACGCCAGCTATGACCGTTATTGCGGCAATGATCCGGTGCGTGAGCAGGGTGATCCGGCACCGGGCTGTGATGCCGAAAACCCCTTCGACTTCTCCGGCGCGACGCTGCCTGCATCACCGGAGTTTGCGGTATCGCTGCTGGCCAGTTACCTGATTGATCTGAACGACTGGGGACGATTGACGGCCTCGCTGCAAACCAGTTGGACGGATGAAATTAACCGCCGTGGTCTGGGCAATGACGAGGATGTTGTCGAAGCCTATACCAACAGTTCGGTCCGACTGGGCTGGGAGAATGTCAGCGGGCAGGTGAAGATCACCGCGTTTGTGGAGAACCTCGAAGACAACAGCGATCTGTTCTTCTCGGCGGCGCCGCTGTTCCTGGGTAGCGACCGGCCCAATCAGCTGACCCTGGTCGGTAATCTGCCGCCGCGAACCTCCGGTGTGGAACTGGAGCTGAGATTTTAA
- a CDS encoding YtfJ family protein, producing the protein MRFIVMATLFLLSLSSYAASPTVGEPMPSLEIRDKGELHLNGKAIDYRPWATSSLNGDWALLQYMAARPKASKVNRHVVDAVSEKRAQGVAVNIFNIINVRDVPFGATGFALAELENNKRKYPDSPLIGDMDNGRQAWELKPGGSAIFLVDPKGTLRFFKDGIVSQQELDSLLTLLPAADQ; encoded by the coding sequence ATGCGTTTTATCGTTATGGCCACACTATTCCTGCTCAGCTTAAGCAGTTATGCCGCAAGCCCAACGGTTGGCGAGCCGATGCCGTCGCTGGAGATTCGCGACAAGGGCGAACTCCACCTTAACGGCAAAGCGATAGACTACCGCCCCTGGGCTACCAGCTCATTGAATGGGGACTGGGCCCTGCTGCAGTACATGGCGGCGCGCCCCAAAGCCAGCAAAGTGAATCGCCACGTTGTCGACGCCGTATCCGAAAAACGCGCTCAAGGCGTAGCCGTTAATATTTTCAACATCATCAATGTTCGCGACGTGCCATTCGGCGCGACGGGATTCGCACTCGCCGAACTGGAGAACAATAAGCGGAAATACCCCGACAGCCCGCTGATTGGCGACATGGACAACGGTCGTCAGGCCTGGGAACTCAAACCCGGCGGCAGCGCGATTTTCCTCGTGGACCCCAAAGGCACGCTGCGTTTCTTCAAAGACGGCATTGTCAGCCAGCAAGAGCTGGACAGCCTGCTGACCCTCCTCCCGGCAGCGGATCAATAA
- a CDS encoding GMC oxidoreductase, giving the protein MIDVKQYEFDAIVVGSGITGGWAAKELTEKGLKVLVLERGRDVRHGVDYLGEHAPDWKLPFQGKPPRELYKEQYPVQSTSYAFNEATRHFFVNDQQNPYQTDKPFHWVRADVVGGRSLLWGRQTYRWSQQDFEANKRDGHGTPWPIGYEDVAPWYSYVENFIGVSGEKLGLDELPDSEFLPPMGMHKIEETIRGRLKRKAPDAKMTIGRAAILTEDHNGRASCHYCGPCHRGCSTGSYFSSQSSTLPAARATGNMTLRPDSVVEKLIVDRDSGKISEVRVIDSKTGERLRFRSRLVFLCASTVGSTQLLLNSASDEAPNGLANSSGALGHYLMDHVHGNASMGIFLDDMDSYWYGNRPNGCYIPRFRNLPGQEEGTDFLRGYGMQANIVRLNWKTSYHRKGFGADLKNDLRKPGPWIWVLTPFGEALPDKRNRLYLHPSKKDRFGIPQVVFDAQWRDNEYKLWADAVAQSERLMRAAGSVWIMPQEEVESPMGAGIHEMGTARMGADPSESVLNGHNQAHDVPNLFVTDGACMTSASCVNPSLTYMALTARACDYAVKQMQAGNL; this is encoded by the coding sequence ATGATTGACGTTAAGCAGTATGAGTTTGATGCCATTGTGGTCGGCTCGGGAATCACTGGCGGCTGGGCCGCGAAAGAGCTGACGGAAAAAGGTTTGAAGGTGCTGGTGCTGGAACGTGGCCGCGATGTGCGTCACGGTGTGGACTATCTCGGCGAGCACGCCCCCGACTGGAAATTGCCGTTTCAGGGCAAACCGCCACGGGAACTCTATAAAGAACAGTACCCGGTACAGAGTACCTCCTATGCCTTTAACGAGGCGACACGCCACTTTTTCGTTAACGACCAGCAGAATCCCTACCAGACTGATAAGCCCTTCCACTGGGTTCGTGCCGATGTTGTCGGCGGGCGCTCGCTGCTGTGGGGGCGGCAAACTTACCGCTGGAGTCAGCAGGATTTTGAGGCGAACAAGCGCGATGGTCACGGCACCCCGTGGCCGATTGGCTACGAGGATGTCGCGCCGTGGTACAGCTATGTAGAAAACTTTATCGGTGTCAGTGGGGAAAAGCTCGGTCTGGACGAGCTGCCTGACAGTGAATTCCTGCCACCGATGGGGATGCACAAAATTGAGGAAACCATTCGCGGTCGCTTAAAGCGCAAAGCCCCTGACGCCAAAATGACCATCGGGCGGGCGGCGATTCTCACGGAAGACCATAATGGCCGGGCGTCGTGTCACTACTGCGGTCCCTGCCACCGAGGCTGCTCTACCGGCAGCTACTTCAGCTCGCAGAGCTCGACACTGCCTGCGGCAAGGGCGACCGGCAATATGACGCTGCGCCCCGACTCGGTTGTGGAAAAGCTGATCGTTGATCGTGACAGCGGAAAAATTTCCGAAGTGCGCGTCATCGACAGTAAAACGGGTGAGCGACTGCGCTTTCGCTCGCGACTGGTCTTTCTCTGCGCGTCCACGGTGGGCAGTACCCAGTTACTGCTCAACTCTGCCTCCGATGAGGCGCCCAATGGCCTGGCAAACAGCAGCGGGGCACTGGGCCACTATCTGATGGACCACGTGCACGGCAATGCGTCGATGGGGATATTCCTCGATGACATGGACAGCTATTGGTACGGCAACCGCCCCAATGGCTGCTACATCCCGCGCTTCCGCAATCTACCGGGTCAGGAGGAAGGTACTGACTTCCTGCGGGGCTATGGTATGCAAGCCAATATCGTGCGCCTGAACTGGAAAACCAGTTACCACCGCAAAGGCTTTGGTGCCGACCTCAAAAACGACTTGAGAAAACCCGGTCCCTGGATCTGGGTGCTCACGCCGTTTGGCGAAGCGCTGCCGGACAAGCGCAACCGCCTCTACTTACATCCCAGCAAAAAAGACCGTTTTGGCATTCCCCAAGTGGTCTTCGACGCCCAGTGGCGAGACAACGAATACAAGCTCTGGGCGGACGCGGTTGCACAGAGTGAGCGTCTGATGCGGGCGGCGGGTTCGGTTTGGATCATGCCGCAGGAAGAGGTGGAAAGTCCCATGGGCGCGGGTATTCACGAAATGGGAACAGCGCGCATGGGTGCGGACCCTTCCGAGTCGGTGCTCAACGGCCATAACCAGGCCCACGATGTGCCCAATCTGTTTGTGACAGACGGCGCCTGCATGACCTCCGCATCCTGCGTCAATCCATCGCTCACCTACATGGCGCTGACCGCGCGCGCCTGCGACTACGCGGTGAAGCAGATGCAGGCAGGGAATTTGTGA
- a CDS encoding Gfo/Idh/MocA family protein: protein MMRRKIRMGMVGGGPGSMIGPIHRLAARLDGEVELVCGAFSRDLERSRETAESLHLPAERVYPDYRAMMQGEAALPDGERMDFVAVVTPNDSHFPIAKAALEHGFHVLSDKPATKSLDEVEQLAASLQQSGLLYGLTHTYAGYPMIKQARSMIAAGALGRVRKVLVEYPQGWLAEAGIEAHSRQAAWRLDPNQAGVSSCIGDIGSHAAQLSEYVAGTAISEICADLNAVVDGRQMDDDATVLLRFENGARGVLIASQICAGEENNLKLRIYGEKGGLEWQQHEPNTLWLKWIDRPTEMLRAGGPGLTELALANCRTPGGHPEGYLEAFANHYRNFAGQIRARLEGRAATAIESDVPDIVDALRGMRFIEATVSAASTDQKWHRLPALMALENQL from the coding sequence ATGATGCGCCGCAAGATTCGTATGGGGATGGTCGGGGGTGGCCCCGGCTCGATGATCGGTCCTATTCATCGTCTGGCGGCACGTCTTGATGGTGAGGTTGAGCTGGTTTGCGGGGCCTTTTCCCGAGACCTCGAGCGGAGTCGGGAAACTGCCGAGTCCCTGCATTTGCCCGCCGAGCGGGTCTACCCCGACTATCGGGCGATGATGCAAGGCGAAGCCGCGCTTCCCGACGGAGAACGCATGGATTTTGTCGCCGTTGTGACCCCGAACGACAGTCACTTTCCGATTGCCAAGGCGGCGCTTGAGCATGGCTTTCATGTGCTGAGCGACAAACCTGCGACCAAGTCGCTGGACGAAGTCGAGCAGCTTGCCGCAAGCCTTCAGCAAAGCGGTTTGCTCTACGGCCTGACCCACACCTATGCGGGTTATCCGATGATCAAGCAGGCGCGCAGTATGATCGCCGCGGGCGCGCTCGGGCGTGTGCGAAAAGTGCTGGTGGAGTATCCCCAGGGCTGGCTGGCGGAGGCGGGCATCGAGGCCCATAGCCGACAAGCGGCATGGCGTCTCGACCCCAATCAGGCGGGTGTCAGTAGCTGTATTGGCGACATCGGTTCGCATGCCGCTCAGCTCAGTGAATATGTGGCCGGTACGGCGATCAGCGAAATCTGCGCCGACTTGAATGCCGTGGTAGACGGTCGGCAAATGGATGACGATGCCACGGTCCTGCTGCGGTTTGAAAATGGCGCGCGCGGGGTGTTGATTGCCAGCCAGATCTGCGCCGGTGAAGAGAATAATCTGAAGCTCAGAATCTATGGGGAAAAAGGCGGCTTGGAGTGGCAGCAACACGAGCCCAATACCTTGTGGTTGAAATGGATTGATCGTCCCACCGAGATGCTGCGTGCGGGCGGTCCGGGCCTGACGGAGCTTGCGCTCGCCAATTGCCGCACGCCCGGCGGACACCCCGAGGGCTATCTCGAAGCCTTCGCCAACCACTACCGTAATTTTGCGGGCCAGATTCGCGCGCGGCTGGAAGGCCGAGCCGCAACGGCGATCGAGAGCGATGTCCCTGACATCGTCGATGCTCTGCGCGGTATGCGTTTTATTGAAGCGACGGTCAGCGCCGCAAGCACTGATCAGAAATGGCACCGCTTACCCGCCTTGATGGCGTTGGAGAATCAGCTATGA